GTAAGCAAACAGTTTTGTGGACCCTTTTTGATAAACCTTCACAACATAAGCACAAATTATTTGCTTCTTGTAGATGAGAAAGCCCGTTTCCAGAGGTAGAAACTGAACAAGTTTTCAGATTCTATGTGATCCCAAATATGCTGAACTTTTGTATGAGGCCTTTTGTAATAGAGAAGCAATTCGTCTTAAACAGTATCATCCTTAATTACTCAGAGAAACTCTTGAATGCTAGAGAGTAAACTTAGATTTTGAGagtttaaaaagttattatttggaaaaatcttattcaaaatattttgataagCATATAGCACCATGCTATACACAGAGTAGgcaaatgataaatatttattggattaaaataataaatacaaatgcAATATCAGCTATTTTAAGGGGCCAGACAAAAAAGgctgtttatttttaaacatgatttttttttggctttcaAAAGAAGAGTATATATTCTCAGAGGTATAGTGTAGATTTCCTTCTAAAAATGGCTGATAAAATAATACAGATCTTTTTGAGAGAACATCCAATATCTAGGAAGATGCTGATCACAAGTTAGCTAgatcatggttttaattttgatttaggGACTTTAGGTGAGCAAAGGTACAGAGGCAGAACTGAATATGGGCATGGGGACAGTAGGCTGCTGAACTGACAGAGAAGATGTCAAGGAGTAGAAAGAGCAAAGGAGAAGGAGCCGTGCTATGGGGTTGTGGAGGAAAAGAGAGGCGGTTAAGTAGGAATAGTTCAAGGAGTAACAGCAGCATTAGTAGCAAAGAATTTGTTATAGGAGATTTAATGAAACTAAAGTTCTATTTATGGCAATCTATTTTATAAAACATCGCTTAAAATAAGATAGCTATGGGCCTGTGGTAATTTTTGTTGTGTTGACTTTTGACTACATGTAGGAGCTGCATATCTATTTTATTTCAATGGGCAGGCTTTTTTTTGTGTATTACAGCATATGTATTACAAATAGCATATATAAGCATGTATGTACATCATATATGTACATgtgtcgtgtgtgtgtgcacatatccCACAAGGGAAACCAACTGGACCCAACGTTAAGTGAAAATTGCCAGTCAGATTCAAGTATAGCCATTCCAGCCATTTGAAAGCTATCAGAAATTTAAGATTTAGGTTACCTCTAACTTGGataacttttgaaaaatatttgtgaaagaaaCAAGTTTTAAGATCATTAATGTCTctagaataaagagaaaaggagTAAAACTAGTCTCTGCTTAACTAAAGGTTTATTATCATAGCAAACTAGTACCCTAATGAATTAAAATGACCATACATGATTCTTTAAATTTGGGCAGTATGCTATTAACAAATGAGAATTTCTTTTGGTCTGTGGCCTAGTTTATATTTCTTTTGCTGTATGCGTATGTATGCAcacataaaacacacacatacacacacatgcacacgcactgtATCCTGCATGACCACACTCCAACTTCACAGGTGGTGTCTCCCAGAAGATACAATATCTGAGGCTTCAGTAGGTCACTGCCTCCTCTTTTCCCTGTGAAGTGACTTCCTCTTGACTTGAGCAATGATTTGTAGAATAGCATTGTGGAGTACCATAATGGCTTTTAAGACATCTAGTAACTCTACAAAATAGTGTTGCTGGCAGAAGCAAGGAAAAGCCAGtccaaatataaaataatctaGAGAAAGTATCTGTTCCAGTGGGAATAAATTTCTGCCCTCTCTCCAAGGATGTAGTCCTGGGACCTTTCAAATGACATAGTTACAGGGTGGGTGGATGGGATGCAACTGTGCTGATTCCTCCTTATCTCCAGTTACTTCTGTGAAAGTCTTTCCTCCATGCACAGCACACTTATTTATGAGATTATCTCATCTAGTCCCATGGATTCATTACCATCTATATTCTAGCAACTCTCAAATGTTTTTCTAAACCCTAGATGTCTTTCCTGAATGTCACACTAAGATTCAAAGAcatccacttggatgtctaatagatATTTGAAATTAGAGTGTTCAAAACTGTTGATCCCCAGCCCTTACCCGACCCCACACACACTTTCTGGACAGGCTCTCCCTAACTGTGTGGGGACGCCACATTTAACGGCAGCTCCATCCTTCAAAGTTGCTCAGGCTAAAATCCTGTGGTTTTCTGTGACACCTCTAGTCTTTTCACTATCCACTCCTGATGTTTAATCAGCAAATTTTGTCAGCTCTATCTTAAAGATCTACTTTACTGCAACCATTATAGTACATGTTTTCATCATCTTTCTCCAAGATTATTGCACACACTGTCAAACTGGTGTTCATGTTTCAATGTTTGTCTCCCAGCAGTCTATCCTCCCCTCAAcaagagtgatccttttaaaactgGATGAGATCATGTACCTCCTCTGATCAGAACCATTATGGCTGTTACATACTCAGAATAAAAGGCAAAATCCTTACCATGACTTACAGGTCTAGATGATCTGGCAGCCCCCACTCCTACCCCTTATTTAACCCCAATTCCCAAAGCTCCCTCTCATCTCATCCCCTAAACCCCCTCCACCCAGAATGTCTGATTTTCCTACACTGGCCTCCCTCCTGACCCTAAAACATGCCAGGCACCTTTGTACCTGATCATCCCTGTGCTTGGAACCAGCTTCTCCCAGATATCTGCCTGCCTTGTTCTCTCATATCTTTAGGTTTcttttcaaatgtcaccttctcagagaggtcTCCCCAGACCACCTATATGGAATAGCACCCCCTCCTCTGATACTCCTTATCTCTCTTGCCCTTCTTAATTTTAATGGCATTTATCAtacattgtttatttattcatctccTCTGATAAAATATAAACTCCCTGAGTGTAGAGTTTTGTCTCTTTTGGTCACTGATATATCTCTGGCCTCCTAGAAGCCTGCCTGGCACATGGAATACACTCAATACATACTTGTTGAATGACTTACAAGTAAATCCACTCCAACGTTTCTATCTCCATAAGTCTTTTAGTTCCAAGATATTTCTGGCTTCTCAACTGTAATTAGCATGAGCTGCTGTTGAATCTAGGTTTGTGTTCACTAATCAAGCAAACTATTAGAACCAAACACATCTGCTCAAGCTAGCCCATTGAATCTAGAATTCCTGTTAAATATGCCTATATCAATAAATTCAATCACATAtaaaattctctttttccttccttagtCAAGCAACCTCAAAATCTGCCTCTACATATATTTCCCAGCTTTTTGTTGATATAAAGTAGCAAAGTCATGCAAAGGCTTCTCCTCCAATTTGACTTTGTAACTGACATTAGGGCATGCCCTGGTTACAGATCTGGAGATGCTGAGGAGTGGGATGAAGGAGCCTAACGGAGAATTAAGGTCACTCCCTCTAGAAAGAAAGCAGCGATGTCTTCTGACAAGAAGAGACACATCAAACATGCAGAGGGACCGCTTCAAGGAGCAGGGGAGGCTCAGTCACATTTGGGAATTCAGGGAAATCTGAGTTCTCCAAGTACTCCCAATTTCCCTTGTTTGTATTCTCACTTCCAGCTCTTtccaatcaataaaaaaagaaacctggcAAGACTATAAGTCAGTGGATGTTGCAATTTGGCAATGCACAGAATGTAATTAGTTTGGATTCAGCCAACTCAGCTGGTTACCTCTGGGGAAAGGGATGAGATTGGAATTGAAGGTGGTTTACAAAGATGTTTTAGTctaatctgtaatttttttttattaatttttatttctttattttttcccccaaagccccagtagatagttgtatgtcatagctgcacatccttccagttgctgtatgtgggacgcagcctcagcatggccggagaagcggtgctttggtgcgatcctgggatccgaacccgggccgccagcaggggagtgcacgcacttaaccgctaagccactgggccggcccctgtaattttttttaattaaagcattcatgaatattttatgattaaaattaatttcaaaattacaATATAGTATAAGAAGTATGAAAAatgcttctttttctttaggaacaCAGCCAGCTAGAACAATCGCTGTCCAGCTCGGTTCAGCCATACCTCTCTGCATGACATGTGCCCAGAGGCACGTTTCCAGAACCCCTTCTAAAAGCTTGCCACTGTTATGTACCCAATTCTACAGTATGTTTCAAGTTTCCTTTACATCCTAGCCAGACATTGATTTCAGAGTAGAACCTAGACAATTATTAAATAATGTAATATAAGGTATATATATCATAGTGTAGGACCAAAGAGGAGTGGTACCAAACCCCTCCTGGTGTCATCAGGGAAGACTGCGCAGAAGAGACAGCTAtttaggatgatgatgatgatgatgatgatgatgatgatactaaCAATAATGCATATGTTTGTTTTAGgtgctttacatatgttatcCTGTCAATAGCTCTGTCAGGCAAATTCTATTGTTATCCCTATGTTATAATTGAAGGAACCAAGGAACagtgagattaagtgacttgcccatgaTTACACACCTTGTGAGAGGTGGAGCTGAAATTCAAACCAAGCAAATCTGGTTCCTGAGTCCCTGCTCTAATCATGGGTGATAAGCAGGGGTTGGGGATGGCATTCTATCTAGGCCAAGGGAACAGTAtacacaaagtggtgaaaatatGAGAGAACATGGTTTGTTGGAGAACAACAAGGTACTCAGTATGGCAGGAGTGTGAGTGGTGGCAAAAAAGGAAGCTAAAGGGATAGGCAGAAACCAGTTCATGATGGGGCTTATTTGCTGGGTTTTATCGTTAAGGAAATGAGGAGTTGtgaaaggttttaagcaggaCAATAACATGATCAGAATTGTATTTTTGAATAATCTCTCTGACAGTGGTAAGGAGGATGGATTGGAATAGATTGAAACTGGAGGCACAGGCTACTTTTAGGAAGCATTTGTATTATCCTAAGGAAATGATGAGGACTGAACCAGAGCAGCAACATTAATGGTGGAAAAGGAGGAGATGGAGTTGAATGCTGCAAAATGAAACTGAAACTTTTGTATTTCAAACGTGTTCTAGAGGGAAATAAGATAATGGTGTCCCGTATTTGCCTCTGTCTTCCTGTTTAAGAAATAGTGTTCATTAAAGTCTTCAGAGTCGAAGATATTGTCTAGATTAGGTAAACATTATGTGACTTTTCATACAagagtaaatatataaatattattttataaacaataatatttaatgttttcacattgaagaagtaaataaatgtgaagattaaatcttttattttacatgatttttaaaacacatgGTACATAAATCTATTTATACATAAGGGAAAATAAGAATTCTAACAAGATCTTATCATGATCATATTACCTATCACttttacctttaaaatttttccttcggTAGCTATTCAAAAGTAAGGACCGGCAAATTTTGTTACTAGGATATATTTTATGCTTTGTATATTTAAGCTCTTTATTTATTGGACAAATGTGTCGTTAATTCATTTGGAGCACTACTGCTTATCtgaaaaatctgatttttttttttttctcagctatGAGAGAATCAGTTCCACTTGGAATTTCTAAGGACCTAATTTTAGTCAGTATTTTCAAAGAAGGATAAAGCTCAGAAATAGtcttaattaaaataagaaatattagcCATTAAAATGGAACCACTACAAGactctaaaataatatatttgttgATAGTCAATCCACATTTACAAACATTAGCATATATTAGTGAATAGTGATGTTAAAGCAAAAGACTCAGGTATAATTTATTTCCATCAACATGTTAAAGATTatcaaaatctaaaatatattttataataagtgACATGAAATGATTCTAAAAAGGAATTTCTGTGTTACAGAATTTTTTATTAGAAAAGTGCcttaaaaatataatggaaaataaaattttatccttTGAAATAAGGTGAAAAGATAGAAGGACAAGCTTTTGAGTATTTTCATGGACTAATGAATTATTTGCCAAATTCTCCTGAAATGACACATGGTTCCCATTAAATCAGTGGACACTCTTTATATGACCTATTTTTCTTTAGAACTGTATTTTGTGATGAGTCCACTTATGATCACAGAAATTTACTTAAACTTTTACATATATTGATAATTTTGTATAGTAAATGAAAATGCCCTTATCTGAAATAAATACGTGTATATATCAAAATCTTcttagtcttttttaaaaaaacagaaaagagagaaataaagagtaAATCAGTTATGACATTTACGTTTGGTATCCTATTGAGTAGATATGCAGCCTTTGAAATCTACaatgatattttacattttggtcATCACTTAAttctatttgcatttctcttgctttaacattttaaaagtattcATAACAATTTTCCTCATGTTTACCTGAAAACTctgtatgttatatatttttaaaataatatcttgCTTCTTTTTGGTTAAAATTTTCTATAAGGGTAATATTTGAAAACTTAACTTGTTACCTAAAGCAACTATCCTCCTTAATCATTTTCAGACAATAATAAAGATGCATCtttgtgaatatattttgaaaacttgGTTACTGTATTAGAAACAAACACTAGAAATTAAAGATTGAATGCGTTTCTATGACTCACATACATTATGGtgtattatttcacattttattctaGCACATTTTTTAAACATGCAGTAGAATACTGTTGTTCTTTCAAAATGATCCCTTTTTACAATGATGAAATTTAacacattattttttataatctttttaatatgatACTTGAATTCCAGTATTAATTAATGAATTATAAAAGTCCCAGATacttttgtttggttaagaaaataAACACCTATGTTTGAATCTTCTGATAGTAAAATAAGCAATATACCAGTTAGGgttgaaatatataatatttgaacTACTGttctatatattttcaaaatttatatattttttaatagatagatagatctgtTGTCCTATAAAACTTAGCTTTCTATGAAGTGAATCACTTAATGATATTATTGCTTTGGATATAAAATTGGCCTTTAGAGTATTATAGCCTATAAATAAGTGCTTCATTCTCCATTGACACCTACCTCTCCAAGAGAAAGCCTACCAGTAGTCTAACGCAGTAGTGAGCAATCGTAAATCTTATTGTGCATATGGAGCAGAGGGAGATAATTTTTATGTTAAAGCAGTTTTCACCATCAAACATCTAAAGAGTTATGAACTGTGAATGAATTACCTTTAAACCATGGTCTTTAAGGTTAAATTAATTTTCTGAATGCTTTTAGGAGTGACATTATActactacattttaaaatattttaagtgacaGATATTTTACATTTCATGACTAGTACATAAACAggtttaattatatatatttcccTTTGCCTGGGACCTAAAATGCTGGGGGGTCTTCCTGACCCAAAATAAATGCCACAAATTGAGTAAGTTTATCTCAGAATGAGGATTAGGGTATTTAGAGACAATTAAATGTCCAAATAACTGTTTATAGCCTGAAAAGAGTGATATACCTTCAGATGTGTTTAAGTCACAACCAAAATACAGATTACTTAAGTAAAATCTAGCCTTCTGAATAAacaattactttttaattatagcaAGTAATACAAGTAACAGAAAAATTTTCAATTAGTAGAAATTAAGAGAATTATAACTCTAATGTGCAATTCTCAATTGCTTGCAAGTGTAATTTGGATAACAGTATGACAGCAACGAAAGACtccttaaaaatgtttatttttcagctttatttcaAATGCTGTGTAGCATAAGAACCCACTGCTCAGAGGTAAGTTTTTAGCCGTGGAAAAGGAGTACGAAACATATTCCAAAGTGCTGAAGGAATTAATTGCCGTATTAGATATGAATTACCAGAGGAATGAGCATTAGTGATTTATGGCTTAAAATATTTGGGTCTAATCATCATTTTGGCCTCTTTGAAAGAGGACTTGTAGCCCCCAGGGTGTGCCTCACTAATACCAGGCCAGGTGCCCCAGAAAATCCCATTACGGACACCTCTGTATTTTTGGTGATAATATTTGCCGTTTAAGTTTGCAGAAAGACATGCATCAAACCACCAGCCTGAACTGTAGTAGAGCCCGCAGTTCCCAGAGGGATATCGATCATTGTCTCTGTCTGGGGTGGTGAAAAACTTCAGATCATGGTTGTAATGTTTACTGAAATGTAAAGCATCTCCAGCTGTGCCATTATAATTACCAAGGTGTAAACGGTATTTGAGAAACTCATTGGCCACATAAAACTGATCATACAAGGCATAGAGTTTGACACCATTAAAGTCTTCAAGATCTATTCTTAGAATCATTTCCTTACTCTTGGTCAGAAGATGAATTTTATCATTCCCCAGCCAAAATTCTCTTCTGAGGTTTCCAAAGCCCACTTTGTAGTCTTTCCATGTTCTGGTGAAGTTGGTGCTTCCATCGAGACGCGTCTGCAGCACTGTCCAGCCACCCCCCATGGTCTCCATGTCACAGAAAACTTCAAAGCTACTATTTTTGGGATCTGGTGTAACTCTGTAGGTCTCACTGCTTCTTCTGCCTATTGTGTAGTAGTCAGAGCAATCTTTATATATTAGATGTTGAactgaaggaggaagaaaagaaaagtgatggatttcattaataaaaacaatgcatctgaagaattctttatatgtacaaaagcaaaaataattcaaTCAATGGTGATAATGAAACCTTGCTCTGCTAAACTTACTTGAACCTGTTTAGCAAATGCTTGTTAAGGCCTCAAAACAAGAACCCGATGTTATAAAGCAGACAAGTCTTTCCAACATTCTCTTGGTTAGTATTAATATTgacaacaaacaacaacaataaataaaggTAATAGTTTTAGTTATTTAGTAATATTTAGTGAGGGCTACCGATATGTTCTAGACATTCTGCCAAAGACTTGATAATGTTTTCACACTTACTCTGCACATGAACCGTATGATGCAGATATTATTGCCAATCTGCTGGTGAGAATATTTAGGCTCAAAGAGGAtcagtgacttgctcaagttcacaaAAACATTAAGAGGCAGAGCCAGTATACAAACTTAGATCTGGCTGGCTGCAAAGCTTGTTCTTGTAACTCCTGCATTCCTTGGTCCTGAAAGTCAGTTGATTCCAGCTCTCCTAGAACTGCATTCCATGCATACAGAGGAAGCAGgggcttctacttcctttcacCTAAAGGGGCTGATAGCTTCTACCATCAGAAAGTTTTATAGGATACATTCCAAATGATGCATTAAAATTCTAATGTACAGCATTCATCATACATTCACATTTATTTTCCATGCTGACGACTAAATaagctcaagtgaaaaaaaattttttcaataatgtactgatattctttttctaaatttattatcCAGGAAAGTAGTTAGCCAGTGTTTTACATGTTTGGTTTCTAGAAAGAAACAACAGGATGACGTTCAGGATAAATGTAATAATCAGTGAAGATGGTTCTGTAGGAATCAAATACAGATATTTACtcacagataatttttttttaagtttgtgcCAGATAAGGTAAGTTTAATATAAGCTACTCGGAGGCACAAAAAACCTGTTCACATGTATGTAGAACTCAAAACGTTCAGATACTTACCCAAAACTTTTAGTAGAAAAATAGACAATAGACTCTTGTTCTTGTCATTACAAGTTGCCATG
The nucleotide sequence above comes from Diceros bicornis minor isolate mBicDic1 chromosome 3, mDicBic1.mat.cur, whole genome shotgun sequence. Encoded proteins:
- the FGL2 gene encoding fibroleukin → MKLAKWCWLSSAVLAAYGVLVVANSETEEIKDETAKDACPVRLESRGKCEERGECPYQVNLPPLTIQLPKQFGRIEEVFKEVQNLKEIISSLQKSCQDCKLQADDNRDPGRNGLLLPSTGAQGEAGDNRVRELESEVNKLSSDLKHAKEEIDVLQGRLEKLNLVNMNNIENYVDRKVENLTFAVNSLDGKCSSKCPNQEQIQSRPVQHLIYKDCSDYYTIGRRSSETYRVTPDPKNSSFEVFCDMETMGGGWTVLQTRLDGSTNFTRTWKDYKVGFGNLRREFWLGNDKIHLLTKSKEMILRIDLEDFNGVKLYALYDQFYVANEFLKYRLHLGNYNGTAGDALHFSKHYNHDLKFFTTPDRDNDRYPSGNCGLYYSSGWWFDACLSANLNGKYYHQKYRGVRNGIFWGTWPGISEAHPGGYKSSFKEAKMMIRPKYFKP